Proteins from one Listeria innocua genomic window:
- a CDS encoding DUF1033 family protein: MTKWNVYLTKGEYEPWWFFEEWETSIQADFTFSEKEAAFAKYQELAEGLLRNYPNHQTKKDCLLAAWNEEEVEYCEDCEDDIQTFHGLILFFNGEVYQPTSEEKETIFKNVLTFA, translated from the coding sequence ATGACAAAATGGAATGTCTATCTAACTAAAGGAGAATACGAGCCTTGGTGGTTTTTTGAGGAATGGGAAACTTCTATTCAAGCAGACTTTACTTTTTCAGAAAAAGAAGCTGCGTTTGCGAAGTACCAAGAATTAGCAGAAGGTTTACTGAGAAATTACCCTAACCATCAAACAAAGAAAGATTGTTTGTTAGCGGCTTGGAATGAGGAAGAAGTAGAATATTGCGAAGACTGTGAAGACGATATTCAAACTTTTCATGGACTTATTTTATTTTTTAATGGAGAAGTATATCAACCAACTTCTGAAGAGAAAGAAACCATTTTTAAAAACGTTTTAACTTTTGCTTAA
- the fni gene encoding type 2 isopentenyl-diphosphate Delta-isomerase → MQKNDDLLRERRKDEHVALGVKQNENLAPSSLEDIQLIGTSIPRYNVKDIDLTTTFLGATVPFPFYINAMTGGSRHTKRINAELAEIAREVAIPMAVGSQSAALKNSSLIDTYQVVREVNPKGIILANVSPEVDIQDGIRAIEMLEADALQIHINPAQELVMQEGDRSFSHWLSRIEAYVKNSPVPVVVKEVGFGMTRETVKTLAEIGVTTVDLAGKGGTNFAQIENDRRRDQAYNFLLDWGISTGQALIDMQHADAPKIAYLASGGIRNPLDIVKALALGADSVGMAGQIISSLKKDGVSKTIEKLELWKEQLRGLFVLANAKNIAELKETPLIVSGELAKWGSLREIDLVQLANRK, encoded by the coding sequence ATGCAGAAGAACGATGACTTATTACGAGAACGCCGGAAAGACGAACATGTTGCTCTTGGTGTAAAGCAAAATGAGAACTTAGCTCCGTCGAGTTTAGAAGATATTCAATTGATTGGGACATCTATCCCGCGCTACAATGTGAAAGATATTGATCTAACAACAACTTTTTTAGGAGCAACAGTACCATTTCCATTTTATATTAATGCTATGACAGGAGGAAGCCGGCATACAAAGAGAATTAATGCCGAACTCGCTGAAATAGCTCGCGAAGTAGCTATCCCGATGGCCGTTGGTTCCCAGTCTGCAGCTCTAAAAAACAGTTCGCTAATAGATACATATCAAGTCGTTAGAGAAGTTAATCCAAAAGGTATCATTTTAGCCAACGTTAGCCCAGAAGTGGATATTCAAGACGGAATTCGCGCAATCGAAATGTTAGAAGCAGATGCGCTACAAATTCATATAAATCCTGCGCAAGAATTGGTGATGCAAGAAGGCGACCGTTCCTTTAGTCACTGGTTATCAAGAATCGAAGCATATGTAAAAAATTCTCCAGTACCAGTTGTCGTTAAAGAAGTTGGTTTTGGAATGACACGAGAGACTGTAAAGACTCTAGCTGAAATCGGCGTTACAACAGTAGATTTAGCCGGAAAAGGTGGAACTAACTTTGCGCAAATTGAAAATGATCGCCGCCGCGACCAAGCCTATAATTTTTTACTTGATTGGGGTATTTCAACTGGGCAAGCATTAATAGATATGCAACATGCTGACGCGCCAAAAATAGCATATTTAGCATCTGGAGGTATTAGAAATCCTTTAGATATTGTCAAAGCACTTGCGCTAGGAGCAGATAGTGTTGGGATGGCTGGGCAAATTATTTCTTCACTGAAAAAAGATGGCGTATCAAAAACAATCGAAAAGTTAGAACTTTGGAAAGAACAGTTGCGAGGACTCTTTGTTTTAGCAAATGCGAAAAATATTGCAGAACTAAAAGAAACACCATTAATTGTAAGTGGTGAACTTGCAAAATGGGGTAGTTTACGAGAAATTGATTTAGTTCAACTTGCAAATAGAAAATAA
- a CDS encoding rhodanese-related sulfurtransferase, with product MSDYQVLLYYKYTTIDDPETFAKEHLAACKEMELKGRILVATEGINGTVSGTVEATNKYMDYMANDARFADMVFKIDAADSHAFKKMHVRPRAEIVSLSLEEDVNPLEITGDYLEPAEFRDALLDEDTVILDARNDYEFDIGHFRGAVRPDIQNFRELPGWIEDNRDQLEDKKIVTYCTGGIRCEKFSGWLKTAGFEDVSQLHGGIATYGKNEETKGELWDGQMYVFDERIAVPINQVNPTIVGKDYFDGTPCERYINCANPYCNKQILASLENEKKYLRSCSHECRVHPANLYTKELSKEEFTERLQAIDETLPETVQ from the coding sequence ATGAGTGACTATCAAGTGTTGTTATATTACAAATACACAACGATTGATGATCCAGAAACTTTTGCAAAAGAGCATCTTGCTGCTTGCAAAGAAATGGAGTTAAAAGGCCGGATTTTGGTGGCTACTGAGGGGATTAATGGCACCGTTTCGGGAACAGTTGAAGCAACAAACAAATATATGGATTATATGGCAAATGACGCTCGCTTCGCTGATATGGTATTTAAAATTGACGCGGCTGACTCCCATGCTTTCAAAAAAATGCATGTCAGACCTCGTGCTGAAATTGTTAGTTTAAGTTTAGAAGAAGATGTCAATCCACTTGAAATTACAGGTGATTATTTAGAACCTGCTGAATTTCGCGATGCACTACTAGACGAGGATACTGTTATTTTAGATGCTCGGAATGATTATGAATTTGATATTGGCCATTTTCGTGGTGCAGTTCGCCCAGATATTCAGAACTTCCGTGAACTACCAGGCTGGATTGAAGATAATCGCGATCAACTAGAAGATAAAAAAATCGTTACTTATTGCACTGGTGGAATTCGCTGCGAGAAATTTTCTGGCTGGTTGAAAACTGCGGGCTTTGAAGATGTAAGTCAACTTCATGGCGGCATTGCAACGTACGGTAAAAATGAAGAAACAAAAGGCGAACTATGGGATGGACAAATGTACGTCTTTGATGAAAGAATCGCCGTTCCAATTAACCAAGTAAATCCTACTATTGTAGGGAAAGATTACTTTGACGGAACACCTTGCGAACGTTACATCAATTGTGCAAATCCATATTGTAATAAACAAATTCTCGCTTCTTTAGAAAACGAAAAAAAATATTTGCGTAGTTGTTCGCATGAATGCCGCGTTCACCCGGCAAATCTTTATACAAAAGAATTATCTAAAGAAGAATTTACAGAACGACTTCAAGCGATTGATGAAACTTTACCGGAAACGGTTCAATAA
- a CDS encoding YitT family protein — MSYVQINESFMEELALKKVKQERRKRLKWFVYKFLMITFGAILMGVGLELFLVNNRILDGGVVGISIIISQLTPLPLGVLTFVLNIPFFIIGYRKIGKVFALFTLYGIAVMSIVTLVLHDMDPVTDDLLLATVFGGMTLGLGVGLVIRNGGALDGTEIISIIINGRTPFSTGQIIMFINIVIFIVAGLVFNWDRAMYSLITYFLAYKVIDIVIQGVDESKSAFIISRYYEEIGAEIMEQLGKGVTYLDATGGYSGDVRKVVFVIVSRFEEVKVKAILDEIDPDAFLAVGGSMSEVRGGKLMNTKTPHL, encoded by the coding sequence GTGAGCTATGTGCAAATAAATGAATCGTTTATGGAAGAACTAGCTTTAAAAAAAGTAAAACAAGAACGCAGAAAAAGACTGAAGTGGTTTGTTTATAAATTTCTAATGATTACCTTTGGGGCGATTTTAATGGGGGTAGGTTTAGAACTTTTCCTTGTAAACAACCGAATTTTAGATGGTGGAGTCGTTGGTATTTCCATTATTATTTCTCAGTTAACACCGCTACCTTTAGGGGTTTTAACTTTTGTACTTAATATTCCATTTTTCATTATTGGTTACCGGAAAATCGGAAAAGTTTTTGCACTTTTTACTTTGTACGGGATTGCAGTTATGTCGATCGTGACACTTGTTTTACATGATATGGACCCAGTGACAGATGATTTATTACTTGCGACTGTTTTTGGTGGAATGACACTCGGTCTTGGTGTAGGACTTGTTATTCGTAATGGTGGAGCACTTGACGGGACTGAGATTATTTCCATCATCATCAACGGAAGAACACCATTTTCAACCGGGCAAATTATTATGTTTATCAATATTGTGATTTTCATCGTTGCTGGACTTGTATTTAACTGGGACAGAGCTATGTATTCATTAATTACGTATTTCCTTGCGTATAAAGTTATTGATATTGTTATTCAAGGTGTAGATGAATCGAAAAGTGCTTTTATTATTAGTCGCTATTACGAGGAAATCGGTGCAGAAATCATGGAGCAACTAGGAAAAGGCGTAACATACTTAGATGCAACTGGTGGATACTCTGGTGATGTAAGAAAAGTAGTTTTCGTTATCGTCTCAAGATTTGAAGAAGTGAAAGTGAAAGCTATTCTGGACGAAATAGATCCAGATGCCTTCTTAGCTGTCGGGGGAAGCATGTCAGAAGTCCGCGGCGGAAAGCTGATGAATACGAAAACACCACACCTATAA
- a CDS encoding FtsK/SpoIIIE family DNA translocase, with amino-acid sequence MATQKKKTAGRKKTSTRSKKKKSASFRLEITGAVLIAIGIIGILQLGFVGRGFFALAEMFVGLLSYVLLAGSIVLGGYMVIRRKMPHLFSKRLVGVYLIVLGFLTYIHMYFIIHNLGANAPVVSSTWKLVLENLFRPNQVGFVGAGMIGAAITSVTYFLLDRLGTNIIAILLIIYGFSLVSGISVRQFFSKITEFVRYLFSKGKAAKEKGKEVKAKRDKKKAEKLVEVEADEVIEVSQPIDASKEEKTPPIISNFSSKVEQEKAPLEEKTESDVKEKDLEMFQQESFENEIYQLPSVDILEPAKVTDQSKEYDQIKVNAKKLEDTFESFGVKAKITQVHLGPAVTKYEVQPSVGVKVSKIVSLSDDIALALAAKDIRIEAPIPGKSAIGIEVANQNVAMVSLREVLENNPKNNPDEKLQIALGRDISGEAMMASLDKMPHLLVAGATGSGKSVCINGIITSILLRAKPHEVKMMMIDPKMVELNVYNGIPHLLAPVVTNPKKAAQALQKVVAEMERRYDLFSHTGTRNMQGYNDYVKKHNELNEEKQPELPFIVVIVDELADLMMVASNDVEDAITRLAQMARAAGIHLIIATQRPSVDVITGVIKANIPSRIAFAVSSSIDSRTILDMGGAEKLLGRGDMLLLPVGSSKPTRIQGAFLSDKEVEDVVNYVISQQKAQYNEEMIPDDIPEVEGEVTDELYHEAVELVVEMQTASVSMLQRKFRIGYNRAARLIDEMEQRGVVGPHEGSKPRRVNVELPPDIE; translated from the coding sequence ATGGCGACACAAAAGAAAAAAACGGCTGGGCGAAAGAAAACGTCCACACGTTCAAAAAAGAAAAAATCAGCTTCTTTTCGTTTAGAGATAACGGGTGCTGTTCTGATAGCAATAGGGATAATCGGGATTTTACAATTAGGTTTTGTTGGCAGAGGTTTCTTTGCCCTGGCTGAAATGTTTGTTGGTCTTCTTAGTTATGTATTACTTGCTGGGAGTATCGTTCTCGGCGGATACATGGTAATTAGAAGAAAGATGCCACACCTTTTTAGCAAACGATTAGTAGGTGTTTATCTCATTGTTTTAGGGTTTTTAACATATATACATATGTATTTCATCATCCATAATTTAGGTGCCAATGCGCCTGTTGTTTCTAGTACATGGAAATTAGTTCTAGAAAATTTATTTAGACCAAATCAAGTAGGTTTTGTTGGTGCAGGAATGATTGGGGCTGCTATTACTTCAGTTACCTATTTCTTACTAGACCGACTTGGAACAAATATTATTGCCATTCTTTTAATCATTTATGGATTTTCACTAGTATCAGGTATTTCTGTACGCCAATTCTTCTCGAAAATTACTGAATTCGTTCGCTACTTATTTTCAAAAGGAAAGGCTGCTAAGGAAAAAGGGAAAGAAGTAAAAGCTAAACGAGATAAAAAGAAAGCGGAAAAATTAGTTGAAGTAGAAGCGGATGAAGTAATCGAGGTAAGCCAACCAATAGATGCTTCAAAAGAAGAAAAAACACCGCCAATTATTTCGAATTTTAGTTCTAAAGTAGAACAAGAAAAAGCCCCTCTAGAAGAAAAAACAGAGTCCGATGTGAAAGAAAAAGATTTAGAAATGTTCCAACAAGAGTCTTTTGAAAATGAAATCTATCAATTACCGTCAGTGGATATTTTAGAACCTGCCAAAGTAACTGATCAAAGTAAAGAATACGATCAAATTAAAGTTAATGCGAAAAAATTAGAAGACACATTCGAAAGTTTTGGTGTGAAAGCAAAAATCACTCAAGTGCATCTTGGGCCAGCCGTTACAAAATATGAAGTGCAACCGTCAGTCGGAGTCAAAGTGAGTAAAATTGTTTCCTTAAGTGATGATATTGCGCTTGCTTTAGCAGCGAAAGATATTCGCATTGAGGCGCCAATTCCTGGTAAATCAGCAATTGGAATTGAAGTAGCAAATCAGAATGTAGCGATGGTTTCTTTACGGGAAGTACTAGAAAATAATCCGAAAAATAACCCAGATGAAAAATTACAAATTGCTCTTGGTCGAGATATTTCTGGTGAAGCAATGATGGCAAGTCTTGATAAAATGCCCCATTTACTTGTAGCGGGGGCGACTGGTAGTGGTAAATCGGTTTGTATTAATGGGATTATTACGAGCATTTTGCTTCGAGCTAAACCACATGAAGTAAAAATGATGATGATTGATCCAAAAATGGTTGAATTAAATGTTTATAATGGTATCCCGCATTTACTAGCACCAGTTGTTACTAATCCCAAAAAGGCAGCTCAAGCTTTACAAAAAGTAGTTGCTGAAATGGAGCGGCGTTATGATTTATTTTCGCATACAGGCACACGAAATATGCAAGGTTATAATGATTACGTAAAAAAACATAATGAACTTAACGAAGAAAAACAACCGGAATTACCATTTATTGTTGTGATAGTAGATGAGTTAGCTGACTTAATGATGGTTGCTTCTAACGATGTAGAAGATGCGATTACACGACTTGCGCAAATGGCACGTGCCGCGGGAATTCATTTGATTATCGCGACTCAACGTCCATCTGTGGATGTAATTACTGGAGTCATTAAAGCGAATATCCCATCTCGAATCGCTTTTGCAGTATCAAGCTCGATAGATTCAAGAACAATTCTTGATATGGGTGGAGCAGAAAAACTACTAGGTCGCGGAGACATGTTGTTACTACCAGTCGGTTCTAGTAAGCCAACTCGTATTCAAGGCGCCTTTTTATCAGATAAAGAAGTAGAAGATGTAGTTAATTATGTTATCTCGCAACAAAAAGCACAGTACAACGAGGAAATGATTCCTGATGATATTCCTGAAGTTGAAGGAGAAGTAACGGATGAACTTTATCATGAAGCAGTCGAACTAGTTGTAGAAATGCAAACAGCTTCCGTTTCGATGTTACAACGAAAATTCCGAATTGGTTATAACCGGGCAGCCAGATTAATTGATGAAATGGAGCAAAGAGGAGTAGTTGGACCTCATGAAGGTAGTAAACCGCGACGAGTCAATGTGGAACTTCCTCCAGATATAGAATAA
- the proG gene encoding pyrroline-5-carboxylate reductase ProG, whose product MTKIGFIGFGSMATLIATKLIETKVCTPEEIILYSSSANDHFKQFYDKYPTTELAANEAEVFTKADHSFICKLPLAVLPLIKDCEAVLTADRHVISIAAGVSTSDILELSPSLQVSKLIPSITTVVSVGTTLISHADTVSETNSAWLESAFENFGHVMTIREENIDIASDLTSSSPGIIAAIFEQFVEAALRRSTLSDAEIFQMINFALAGTSKLLVEEDYTFSGLIDRVATKGGITAEGVELSKSNLPSFFDELLDRTQGKYATSKKEIEAQKRDLLS is encoded by the coding sequence ATGACAAAAATAGGTTTTATCGGTTTTGGGAGTATGGCAACGTTGATAGCCACTAAATTGATTGAAACAAAGGTTTGTACTCCAGAGGAAATCATCCTTTACTCTAGTTCGGCAAACGACCATTTCAAGCAATTTTATGATAAATATCCTACAACCGAATTAGCAGCCAATGAAGCAGAAGTTTTTACAAAAGCAGATCACAGCTTTATTTGTAAATTACCTTTAGCTGTATTGCCCCTTATTAAAGATTGCGAGGCTGTATTAACGGCAGATCGCCACGTGATTTCGATTGCAGCTGGAGTTAGTACTTCTGATATTTTGGAACTATCTCCGAGTTTACAAGTAAGTAAATTAATACCTTCAATCACAACAGTAGTTAGTGTTGGAACTACCTTAATTTCACACGCAGATACTGTTTCGGAAACGAACAGCGCTTGGTTAGAATCAGCTTTTGAAAATTTCGGACATGTGATGACAATTCGAGAAGAAAATATTGACATTGCGAGTGACTTAACGAGTTCCTCACCTGGTATTATAGCGGCTATTTTCGAACAATTCGTGGAAGCGGCTCTTCGCAGATCGACTTTGTCAGATGCGGAAATTTTTCAAATGATTAATTTTGCTTTAGCTGGGACTTCTAAACTCTTAGTGGAGGAAGATTATACTTTTAGCGGTTTAATCGACCGTGTTGCTACAAAAGGCGGGATTACAGCTGAAGGCGTTGAACTTAGCAAAAGCAACTTACCTTCTTTTTTCGATGAATTACTTGACCGTACTCAAGGAAAATACGCTACAAGTAAAAAAGAAATTGAAGCTCAAAAACGAGATCTACTTTCTTAA
- a CDS encoding BMP family lipoprotein, protein MKKRTFALALSMIIASGVVLGACGSSSDDKKSGDDKSSKDFTVAMVTDTGGVDDRSFNQSAWEGLQKFGKANDMEKGTDGYNYLQSASEADYKTNLNTAVRSDYDLIYGIGYKLKDAIEEVSKQKPKNQFAIVDDTIDDRDNVVSIGFKDNDGSYLVGVVAGLTTKTNKVGFVGGVKGAVIDRFEAGFTAGVKAVNPNAQIDVQYANDFAKADKGQQIASSMYSSGVDVIFHAAGGTGNGVFAEAKNLKKKDPSRAVWVIGVDRDQWDEGKVTANDGKDYNVTLTSEIKRVDIAVDDLATRTKAGDFPGGTKIEYGLDKDAVGLSEHQDNISKDVLAKVEEYKQKIVDGDIKVPEKP, encoded by the coding sequence GTGAAAAAGCGTACATTTGCTTTAGCACTATCAATGATTATTGCTTCTGGCGTTGTCTTAGGTGCTTGTGGTTCGAGCAGCGACGATAAAAAAAGTGGCGATGATAAGAGCAGTAAAGATTTTACAGTAGCTATGGTTACAGATACTGGTGGCGTTGATGACCGTTCATTTAACCAATCAGCATGGGAAGGCTTACAAAAATTTGGTAAAGCTAACGACATGGAAAAAGGTACAGACGGTTATAACTATTTGCAATCAGCTTCTGAAGCAGACTACAAAACAAACTTAAACACTGCTGTTCGTAGCGACTATGATTTGATTTATGGAATTGGTTACAAACTGAAAGATGCAATTGAAGAAGTTTCTAAACAAAAACCTAAAAATCAATTCGCTATTGTTGATGACACAATTGATGACCGTGATAATGTAGTAAGTATTGGATTTAAAGATAACGATGGTTCTTACCTAGTTGGTGTTGTAGCCGGCTTAACAACAAAAACAAATAAAGTTGGATTTGTTGGTGGGGTAAAAGGAGCTGTTATCGACCGTTTTGAAGCTGGTTTCACTGCTGGTGTAAAAGCTGTTAATCCTAACGCACAAATTGATGTACAATATGCAAACGATTTCGCAAAAGCAGACAAAGGACAACAAATTGCTTCTTCCATGTATTCAAGTGGAGTTGACGTAATTTTCCATGCTGCTGGCGGTACTGGTAACGGTGTCTTTGCAGAAGCTAAAAACCTGAAGAAAAAAGATCCTAGCCGTGCTGTTTGGGTAATCGGTGTTGACCGTGACCAATGGGACGAAGGAAAAGTTACAGCAAACGATGGCAAAGATTACAATGTAACACTTACATCTGAAATCAAACGCGTTGATATCGCTGTAGATGACCTTGCAACTCGTACTAAAGCTGGAGATTTCCCTGGCGGAACTAAAATTGAATATGGTCTTGATAAAGATGCTGTAGGGCTTTCTGAACATCAAGATAATATTTCTAAAGACGTTTTAGCTAAAGTAGAAGAATACAAACAAAAAATCGTTGATGGGGACATTAAAGTTCCAGAAAAACCTTGA
- a CDS encoding ABC transporter ATP-binding protein, translating to MDFVIEMLGIRKEFSGFVANDNITLQLKQGEIHALLGENGAGKSTLMNVLFGLYEPDGGEIRVRGTKENINSPNKANELGIGMVHQHFMLVDKFTVAENIILGKEPSKLGVIEKKKAVEEIKEISDRYGLRVDPNAVVRDISIGMQQRVEILKTLYRGADILIFDEPTAVLTPQEIKELIQIMRSLIKEGKSIILITHKLKEIMDVCDRVTVIRRGKGMGTVNVPETTPQDLANLMVGREVVFTTEKIAATPGKDVLEVKDLVVKESRGVESVRGLNLTVRAGEIVGIAGVDGNGQSELISAIAGLSKVTSGSILLNGEHIENKKPRKITEAGLGHIPEDRHKHGLVLEMSLGENIALQTYYKKPISSKGFLNHKAMYDFARELIEEYDVRASSEYVAAKSLSGGNQQKAIIAREIHRNPDFLIAAQPTRGLDVGAIEFIHRRLIEQRDNGKAVLLMSFELDEIMNVSDRIAVIYEGKIVAIVDPKETTEQELGLMMAGSSKQEAEMGEKEHV from the coding sequence GTGGACTTTGTTATTGAAATGTTAGGAATCAGGAAGGAATTCTCTGGATTTGTAGCAAATGATAACATCACCTTACAGTTAAAGCAGGGCGAAATCCATGCTTTGTTAGGTGAGAATGGCGCAGGAAAATCTACGCTAATGAACGTCTTGTTTGGTCTATATGAACCAGATGGTGGAGAAATTCGTGTTCGCGGTACGAAAGAAAATATTAATAGCCCGAACAAAGCGAATGAACTTGGAATCGGAATGGTCCATCAGCATTTCATGTTAGTGGATAAATTTACGGTTGCAGAAAACATCATCCTTGGTAAAGAGCCAAGCAAGCTCGGAGTTATCGAGAAGAAAAAAGCGGTAGAAGAAATTAAAGAAATCTCTGACCGATATGGTTTACGAGTTGATCCAAATGCTGTTGTCCGCGATATTTCTATCGGAATGCAACAACGTGTGGAAATCTTAAAAACACTATATCGTGGTGCTGATATCTTGATTTTTGATGAACCAACAGCTGTTTTAACGCCCCAAGAAATTAAAGAATTGATTCAAATCATGCGTTCTCTTATAAAAGAAGGGAAATCAATTATTTTAATTACACATAAACTAAAAGAAATTATGGATGTTTGTGATCGCGTAACTGTTATCCGCCGTGGTAAAGGCATGGGTACAGTAAACGTTCCAGAAACAACTCCGCAAGACTTAGCTAATTTAATGGTTGGTCGTGAAGTCGTTTTTACAACGGAAAAAATCGCTGCAACTCCTGGGAAAGACGTTTTAGAAGTAAAAGATTTAGTTGTTAAAGAAAGCCGCGGCGTCGAAAGTGTTCGTGGACTTAATTTGACTGTTCGAGCAGGCGAGATTGTCGGAATTGCTGGGGTCGATGGTAATGGTCAAAGTGAACTCATTTCTGCAATTGCAGGTCTTTCTAAAGTAACAAGTGGAAGCATTCTTCTAAATGGTGAACACATTGAGAATAAAAAACCACGTAAAATTACGGAAGCTGGTTTAGGACATATTCCAGAAGATCGTCATAAACATGGTTTAGTACTTGAGATGTCACTTGGAGAAAATATTGCTTTACAAACGTACTATAAGAAACCTATTTCTAGTAAGGGTTTCTTGAATCACAAAGCAATGTATGACTTTGCACGCGAGTTAATTGAAGAATACGATGTTCGCGCAAGTAGCGAATATGTAGCAGCAAAATCGCTTTCTGGTGGTAACCAACAAAAAGCAATTATTGCGAGGGAGATACACCGTAATCCAGATTTCTTAATTGCGGCTCAGCCAACACGTGGACTAGATGTTGGAGCAATTGAATTCATTCATAGACGCTTGATTGAACAACGAGATAACGGAAAAGCTGTATTACTTATGTCGTTCGAATTAGATGAAATCATGAATGTAAGTGACCGTATTGCGGTTATATACGAAGGGAAAATCGTTGCTATTGTTGATCCGAAAGAAACAACGGAGCAAGAACTTGGTCTGATGATGGCTGGTTCATCCAAACAGGAAGCGGAAATGGGGGAGAAAGAGCATGTCTAA